A window from Thermococcus celericrescens encodes these proteins:
- a CDS encoding AAA family ATPase, whose protein sequence is MADIEPLRNSVYSINSFLKAEYNEFGFVIEEAAITSIGSHIAIVVRLEDDSRFLHVFDIEGAIVPGWERGMPIPCADEVVLLPGKNEFVVFTKCIPGRVVIYPVTLQGSEKESSVIEFSKLPLYVSFTPNGRVIVFGDPHLDYLSPEGVEVVRLPTPADGYAYLHSITDDNDSVYVLHTWKAEGGHELRVGRITLPLFPYYTPRQFWEGMELLASTRVSPSGRKTVGDLYIMENGSFVSVLGAKGSRELIFLSPQKRGSILLPGELIYLRFTSRGLFFIFGGYRGGINAGVVPLERLLEVRELSRDDFEGFFSLGRYVPGVVDPKYAGISDDCRVLYFGRTAYRAMGQRFYYYLRRDVDYLYGIHWDTGGGIQWEEMASPESEEIGAEVESIRALLRKFRQVILYGPPGTGKTYLARKVALKPEFVSFHQSFSYEDFVEGFRPTKGSDGVVYDVVDGIFKRIAIEAIYDSLPGKFRKKNATYGEMKKAVLGFLEQRKAGENLKLTPRREFYLVIDEINRGNISRIFGELITLLDPDKRLGGPNETIVRLPYSGELFAVPPNLYIIGTMNSADRSIALLDIALRRRFAFYEVLPRPELLAGMEVGGVNLEHLLSRLNAIIEREKGKDYTIGHGYFLDIVSSENPEEDLYLVFYHKILPFFQEYFYGSWEQLGSFYPGFEFIDDRGRIVMMDRESFMEALRRLVRAE, encoded by the coding sequence ATGGCGGATATAGAACCTCTGAGAAACTCCGTTTACTCCATAAACTCATTCCTGAAAGCCGAGTACAATGAATTCGGCTTCGTTATCGAAGAAGCGGCCATAACCTCGATTGGAAGCCACATAGCGATCGTGGTGAGGCTTGAAGATGACTCTAGGTTCCTCCATGTTTTTGACATAGAAGGGGCCATCGTTCCCGGGTGGGAAAGAGGGATGCCCATTCCCTGCGCCGATGAGGTTGTTCTCCTTCCCGGAAAAAACGAGTTCGTCGTTTTCACGAAATGCATCCCTGGAAGGGTGGTTATCTATCCAGTCACTTTACAGGGGTCTGAAAAGGAGTCCAGTGTGATAGAATTTTCAAAGCTACCCCTATACGTAAGCTTTACCCCCAACGGGCGGGTCATAGTTTTTGGAGACCCGCACCTGGATTACCTCTCACCGGAGGGGGTTGAAGTTGTAAGACTTCCCACTCCTGCCGATGGGTATGCCTACCTTCACTCAATCACCGATGATAACGATTCGGTCTATGTCCTTCACACGTGGAAAGCCGAAGGTGGACACGAGCTCAGGGTGGGTAGAATAACCCTGCCCCTGTTCCCGTACTACACACCCCGTCAGTTCTGGGAGGGGATGGAACTTCTTGCAAGCACCAGGGTATCCCCAAGCGGTAGGAAGACCGTTGGGGACCTGTACATTATGGAAAACGGGTCCTTTGTTTCGGTTCTTGGAGCCAAGGGGAGTCGGGAGCTGATCTTTCTCTCCCCGCAGAAAAGGGGGAGTATTCTTCTACCCGGCGAGCTGATCTACCTGAGGTTTACCTCCAGGGGGCTGTTTTTTATATTCGGGGGATACAGAGGAGGCATAAACGCTGGAGTGGTTCCTCTGGAACGTCTCCTTGAGGTGAGGGAGCTAAGCAGGGACGATTTTGAGGGATTTTTCTCGCTTGGAAGATACGTCCCGGGCGTCGTGGATCCCAAGTACGCCGGGATCTCCGACGACTGCAGGGTTCTCTACTTCGGAAGAACTGCATACCGGGCGATGGGGCAGAGGTTCTACTACTACCTCCGCAGGGACGTGGACTACCTCTACGGGATACACTGGGATACCGGCGGCGGGATTCAGTGGGAGGAGATGGCTTCCCCGGAATCAGAAGAAATCGGAGCCGAAGTGGAGTCCATAAGGGCCCTGTTGAGGAAGTTCAGGCAGGTTATACTCTACGGTCCCCCCGGCACCGGAAAGACGTACCTGGCCAGGAAGGTGGCTCTTAAGCCGGAGTTCGTCTCATTCCATCAGTCCTTCAGCTACGAGGACTTCGTTGAGGGCTTCCGACCGACGAAGGGAAGCGACGGGGTGGTTTACGACGTCGTCGATGGCATCTTTAAGAGGATCGCGATAGAGGCGATCTACGACTCCCTCCCTGGAAAGTTCAGGAAAAAGAACGCCACGTATGGGGAGATGAAAAAAGCGGTTCTCGGGTTCCTTGAACAGAGAAAGGCCGGAGAAAACCTAAAGCTCACACCGAGGAGAGAGTTCTACCTAGTCATAGACGAGATAAACCGTGGAAACATCAGCAGGATCTTCGGAGAGCTGATAACCCTTCTCGACCCCGACAAGAGACTTGGCGGCCCGAACGAGACGATAGTCAGGCTTCCGTACTCAGGCGAACTTTTCGCCGTTCCGCCCAACCTTTACATCATCGGCACGATGAACTCGGCCGATAGGAGCATAGCCCTCCTCGACATAGCCCTAAGGCGCAGGTTCGCGTTCTACGAGGTTCTTCCGAGGCCGGAGCTGCTGGCTGGAATGGAGGTCGGCGGGGTGAACCTCGAGCACCTCCTATCGCGGCTGAACGCCATAATCGAGAGGGAGAAGGGCAAGGACTACACCATCGGCCACGGCTACTTCCTGGATATAGTCTCATCTGAGAACCCCGAGGAGGACCTCTACCTGGTGTTCTACCACAAGATACTGCCCTTCTTCCAGGAGTACTTCTACGGGAGCTGGGAGCAGCTGGGGTCGTTCTATCCCGGATTCGAGTTCATAGACGACAGGGGCAGGATAGTGATGATGGACAGGGAGTCCTTCATGGAGGCCCTTCGCCGGCTGGTGAGGGCGGAATGA
- a CDS encoding 5-methylcytosine restriction system specificity protein McrC: MKRITLYEFQRKYLSTVHTEGVDVTPESLQRFFEAINGLYGRGHEVLSLRYDTRRREYYIKAHGSVGFAYHLGKPGFMIQVLPRPYKRDPDEARSLRFFLSLMNLSGGLGLGRREIEEAVSTYARGEGGVHELFLYLYVYLLGRELFHGLYREYSEVEEELQTIRGRILLSRLARRPPLGRDVPVRHAVLDVDTALNRVLKAALEVVVEVSAWEGIARAAEALIRYFADVGPLRPEDIERATFNPLNERFRPTFHLATMILTGFGKLSRGGFTAPGIFIEMDRLFEDLVYHTVLTALSGKGRVHRQQPLPPIVRGAAEIEAKMDAVFTFGPPRPDIFVQMPDGRCILEVKYRNLSVKMGDTWWRKLVRSSGELYQVYSYSRISGGGALIVYPKLRGQYNEWLPDMFDERVETFSFFDGTPLGIVGYELSHIGRDVLIARRGVVLDGKIAGNVRRLLESVCVMNGEKV; encoded by the coding sequence ATGAAGAGGATAACCCTCTACGAGTTTCAGAGGAAGTACCTCAGCACGGTCCATACCGAGGGAGTGGACGTAACTCCGGAGAGCCTTCAGAGGTTCTTCGAGGCTATAAACGGGCTTTACGGCAGGGGGCACGAGGTTTTGAGCCTCAGGTACGACACCCGGAGGAGGGAGTACTACATCAAGGCCCACGGCAGCGTGGGCTTCGCCTACCACCTGGGGAAGCCGGGCTTCATGATCCAGGTTCTCCCGAGGCCCTACAAACGCGACCCCGACGAGGCGCGCTCCCTGCGCTTTTTTCTCAGCCTGATGAATCTCAGCGGCGGACTGGGGCTGGGAAGGCGGGAGATAGAGGAGGCGGTATCGACATACGCCCGCGGTGAAGGAGGCGTTCACGAGCTCTTCCTGTATCTCTACGTGTACCTTCTGGGCAGGGAGCTCTTCCACGGTCTCTACCGGGAGTACTCCGAGGTCGAGGAGGAACTCCAGACGATACGGGGAAGGATTCTCCTCTCGCGCCTTGCCAGAAGGCCTCCCCTCGGCAGGGACGTTCCGGTGAGGCACGCGGTTCTCGACGTGGACACCGCCCTTAACAGGGTCCTGAAGGCGGCCCTGGAGGTGGTCGTGGAGGTTTCAGCGTGGGAGGGCATAGCCAGGGCCGCGGAGGCTCTGATTCGATACTTTGCCGACGTTGGTCCGCTCAGGCCTGAGGACATAGAGAGGGCCACCTTCAACCCGCTGAATGAGAGGTTCCGGCCGACCTTCCACCTGGCGACCATGATACTCACGGGATTTGGGAAGCTTTCCCGTGGGGGCTTCACGGCTCCGGGGATATTCATAGAGATGGACCGCCTGTTCGAGGACCTCGTTTACCACACGGTCCTGACGGCCCTCTCAGGGAAGGGACGGGTCCACAGGCAGCAGCCCCTGCCGCCGATCGTCAGGGGTGCCGCGGAGATAGAGGCCAAAATGGACGCGGTGTTCACCTTCGGCCCCCCGAGGCCCGACATCTTCGTCCAGATGCCCGATGGCAGGTGCATTCTGGAGGTGAAGTACAGGAACCTGAGCGTGAAGATGGGCGACACTTGGTGGCGCAAGCTCGTCAGGAGCAGCGGGGAGCTCTACCAGGTGTACTCCTACTCCCGCATCTCCGGCGGCGGGGCACTCATCGTCTACCCGAAGCTGAGGGGGCAGTACAACGAGTGGCTTCCCGACATGTTCGATGAGAGAGTCGAGACCTTCAGCTTCTTCGACGGCACGCCCCTTGGAATCGTCGGGTACGAACTGTCGCACATTGGCAGGGACGTGCTCATAGCGCGCAGGGGGGTGGTCCTCGACGGAAAAATCGCGGGAAACGTCAGGAGGCTTCTCGAGTCTGTGTGCGTGATGAATGGAGAAAAGGTTTAA
- a CDS encoding DUF4129 domain-containing protein, which yields MPITSTDGHDQRKTAALPMFALAVTFALIQSSTVHGGTTAFNFEWYFFLSALFLFGAAGYVVKLAIEGRLGAHGVRNRKSNPLAGIITLIAMMVAVYLLFFNRRPEKLVEGGEVGRTLEGVWYNVTSGDFVVVWRQFPGWAYLIPFSLFIVIVLTARRAKKGLPVPEVKFEPELTYDAIEGIPAEKVIRMYKNVVAGLVEKGYPYQSSWTHWEHEERLKEIFPDLKDLDVLTRLFEKARYAERLSDGDVAAARESYDRLMEFLR from the coding sequence GTGCCCATTACTTCCACCGATGGGCATGATCAGCGGAAAACTGCGGCGCTCCCCATGTTTGCCCTCGCGGTTACTTTCGCCCTCATCCAGTCCTCAACCGTCCACGGCGGCACGACGGCCTTTAACTTCGAGTGGTACTTCTTCCTCTCCGCACTCTTCCTTTTCGGTGCCGCGGGCTACGTCGTCAAGCTGGCCATCGAGGGCCGTCTCGGCGCACACGGTGTGAGGAACAGGAAGAGCAACCCTCTGGCAGGGATAATAACGCTCATTGCTATGATGGTCGCGGTTTATCTGCTCTTCTTCAACAGAAGGCCGGAGAAGCTGGTGGAGGGCGGGGAGGTAGGCAGGACCCTCGAGGGAGTCTGGTACAACGTCACCTCGGGCGATTTCGTGGTGGTGTGGAGGCAGTTCCCGGGCTGGGCCTACCTGATCCCGTTCAGTCTCTTCATCGTCATCGTGCTCACCGCCAGGAGGGCGAAAAAGGGCCTGCCCGTTCCGGAGGTCAAGTTTGAACCTGAACTTACCTACGACGCCATAGAGGGAATCCCCGCGGAAAAGGTTATCCGAATGTACAAGAACGTGGTCGCGGGCCTCGTGGAGAAGGGCTACCCGTACCAGAGTAGCTGGACCCACTGGGAGCACGAGGAGAGGCTGAAGGAGATATTCCCCGACCTCAAGGACCTGGACGTTCTTACCCGGCTCTTCGAGAAAGCCAGGTACGCCGAGAGATTGAGTGATGGGGACGTCGCTGCCGCCCGCGAGAGCTACGACAGACTCATGGAGTTCCTCAGGTAG
- a CDS encoding GTP cyclohydrolase IV translates to MPIFETQEETPKIKERLHRVGITNLRSVAKINWKGKVYTFLPLFEITIDVPEEKKGIHMSRLVESITEAMSEAVEEEVLKTHTSLEELGKCIIKRLEGKHPHKRAEVWIRTHLIIPRETPASKRLSYEPYDVEVGVIKNYDGSFEKVLRVKVIGNTACPHAMANNNGKTHIQRAVGELEVRANFDEEIPLEDMIDVVESSFSHPTYTLLKTIDENAVVQGMHANPKFVEDVAREIFAKAKERFNGKIHVRVISNESIHKHDVIAETWS, encoded by the coding sequence ATGCCGATATTTGAGACCCAGGAGGAGACCCCGAAAATAAAGGAGCGCCTTCACCGTGTAGGAATCACCAACCTGCGGAGCGTTGCGAAGATAAACTGGAAGGGGAAGGTTTACACGTTCCTCCCGCTCTTCGAGATAACCATCGACGTCCCCGAGGAGAAGAAGGGAATCCACATGAGCAGGCTGGTCGAGAGCATAACCGAGGCCATGAGCGAGGCGGTTGAGGAGGAGGTCCTCAAGACCCACACCTCCCTGGAGGAGCTTGGAAAGTGCATCATCAAGCGCCTGGAGGGTAAACACCCGCACAAGCGCGCGGAGGTCTGGATCAGGACGCACCTCATAATCCCCAGGGAGACCCCCGCGAGCAAAAGGCTCTCCTACGAGCCCTACGACGTCGAGGTCGGCGTAATTAAAAACTACGACGGCTCCTTCGAGAAGGTTCTCCGCGTTAAGGTCATCGGAAACACCGCCTGTCCCCACGCCATGGCCAACAACAACGGGAAGACGCACATACAGCGCGCTGTTGGGGAGCTTGAGGTCAGAGCGAATTTCGACGAGGAGATACCCCTTGAGGACATGATAGACGTCGTTGAGAGTTCCTTCAGCCACCCGACGTACACGCTCCTCAAGACCATCGATGAGAACGCCGTCGTTCAGGGGATGCACGCCAACCCCAAGTTCGTCGAGGACGTTGCCAGGGAGATATTCGCCAAGGCGAAAGAGAGGTTCAACGGAAAGATTCACGTGAGGGTCATCAGCAACGAGAGCATCCACAAGCACGACGTTATCGCGGAAACATGGAGCTGA
- a CDS encoding type II toxin-antitoxin system RelE family toxin has product MSFENKVLISRKALKELSLVLEAERELLKDRISKLAFFPLARLDVQKLKGYTNVYRLRVGEYRVIFEYDKKERLVKVLKVGKRENVY; this is encoded by the coding sequence ATGAGCTTTGAGAACAAGGTTCTGATAAGCAGAAAAGCACTGAAAGAACTTTCCCTGGTGCTCGAAGCTGAAAGGGAGCTTCTCAAGGATCGAATATCAAAGCTCGCCTTCTTCCCTCTCGCTCGTCTGGACGTTCAGAAGCTTAAAGGTTATACCAACGTCTACCGCCTCCGGGTTGGAGAATACAGGGTAATCTTTGAGTACGACAAAAAGGAGCGCCTTGTAAAGGTTCTGAAGGTTGGCAAAAGGGAGAACGTGTACTGA
- a CDS encoding ABC transporter ATP-binding protein, translating to MTLIEAKELRKIFGSIRALDGVTVEIPEGITLILGPNGGGKSTFLKLATGVYRPTSGEIRVFGERPWNNGKLKARFGVAYDPPAFPQFVTGREWLTLFAESKGFSEEDAERAAELFDAKSFLDKRITGYSSGMLKRLSLAQAFVGKPELIFLDEPLANIDFDSMERVIEIIEEMKEKTNFVIISHIWEPLIPVVDWVVVIGNGKLVLSGKAEEVQEEVERLFKPRIRRSKGGGTPEDPSRGQEGRQTPAND from the coding sequence ATGACGCTGATAGAGGCTAAAGAACTCAGGAAGATCTTCGGCAGCATAAGGGCGCTCGACGGGGTGACCGTTGAGATTCCAGAGGGAATAACCCTCATCCTCGGTCCCAACGGCGGCGGGAAGAGCACGTTCCTCAAGCTGGCAACCGGGGTTTACAGGCCCACGAGCGGAGAGATACGGGTGTTCGGGGAGAGACCCTGGAACAACGGAAAGCTGAAGGCCCGCTTTGGTGTTGCCTACGACCCTCCAGCGTTTCCCCAGTTCGTGACGGGAAGGGAGTGGCTCACACTGTTCGCGGAGAGCAAGGGCTTTAGCGAGGAGGATGCCGAAAGGGCCGCGGAGCTCTTCGACGCGAAATCTTTCCTGGACAAGAGGATAACCGGTTACTCCTCAGGAATGCTCAAGAGGCTTTCACTCGCCCAGGCCTTCGTCGGGAAGCCCGAGCTGATATTCCTGGACGAACCTCTGGCGAACATAGACTTCGACAGCATGGAGAGGGTCATCGAGATAATCGAGGAGATGAAAGAAAAGACGAACTTTGTGATAATCAGCCACATCTGGGAGCCGCTCATACCAGTGGTGGACTGGGTGGTGGTCATAGGAAACGGGAAGCTCGTCCTGAGCGGAAAGGCTGAAGAGGTCCAGGAAGAAGTCGAGAGGCTATTCAAACCGCGCATAAGGCGCTCAAAAGGGGGAGGGACCCCGGAGGATCCCTCCCGTGGGCAGGAGGGTCGGCAGACCCCTGCCAACGACTGA
- a CDS encoding HD domain-containing protein codes for MKLVHDPIHGGIELDDFAVRLVDTPEFQRLRRITQLGLAYLAYPSARHTRFEHSLGTFHLARRVRGYNPEIEEGALYAALLHDLGHYPFSHTLEALYPRHEENTRWILKHGEIGDVIRERYSLGEFFRLLKHPLVSGDIDADRMDYLVRDAYYTGVAFGLVDMDRLIRNLNWDGEMLVVGEKGIIAAQNLLLARSMMYPTVYQHHTSKIASAMLVKAVELEGISYEEIRTMDEIDLVSRLRGDEKPEVRELIGAIDDRRLYKRVIYTSEDPGEEVVRELKKELEAEFGHLAIVDYPPKPKFEEKNAFVEVGGELKRLSEVSPLVRALVELKDTHWRWGAYAREDVVGEVEILLKKLF; via the coding sequence GTGAAGCTCGTCCACGACCCCATACACGGCGGCATAGAGCTGGATGACTTCGCGGTCAGGCTCGTCGATACGCCGGAGTTCCAGCGCCTGCGGAGGATAACTCAACTAGGACTGGCATATCTTGCCTACCCTTCAGCCCGGCACACCCGCTTTGAGCATTCTTTGGGAACATTTCATCTTGCGAGGAGGGTGAGGGGCTATAACCCCGAGATAGAGGAGGGGGCCCTCTACGCCGCACTGCTCCACGACCTCGGCCATTATCCCTTCTCCCACACCCTTGAAGCGCTTTATCCAAGGCACGAGGAGAACACACGGTGGATACTGAAACATGGGGAGATTGGGGACGTCATCCGCGAACGCTATTCCCTCGGGGAGTTTTTCAGACTCCTAAAGCACCCGCTCGTGAGCGGCGACATCGATGCAGACAGGATGGACTATCTGGTGAGGGACGCATACTACACGGGAGTTGCCTTCGGACTGGTCGACATGGACAGACTCATCAGAAACCTCAACTGGGACGGTGAAATGCTCGTAGTGGGCGAGAAAGGAATCATAGCGGCCCAGAACCTTCTCTTGGCGAGAAGCATGATGTACCCGACGGTCTACCAGCACCACACATCCAAAATAGCGAGTGCGATGCTCGTGAAGGCTGTGGAGCTTGAGGGGATTTCATACGAAGAAATCCGGACGATGGACGAAATCGATCTAGTCTCCAGACTTAGAGGGGATGAGAAGCCTGAAGTCCGGGAGCTTATTGGGGCCATAGACGACAGGAGGCTCTACAAGCGTGTCATCTATACCAGTGAAGACCCTGGAGAGGAGGTCGTTAGAGAACTGAAGAAGGAGCTTGAAGCGGAGTTCGGCCACTTGGCGATAGTGGATTATCCACCGAAGCCGAAGTTTGAGGAGAAGAACGCCTTCGTTGAGGTTGGAGGGGAGCTTAAGCGGTTGAGTGAAGTCTCGCCTCTCGTCCGGGCGCTGGTTGAGCTGAAGGACACTCACTGGCGCTGGGGTGCCTACGCGAGGGAAGATGTGGTGGGGGAGGTTGAGATTCTCCTGAAAAAGCTTTTTTAG
- a CDS encoding toxin-antitoxin system TumE family protein produces the protein MLRELELLEKSEIIESYEILDYKEGRDFYFLKIRAKLIDGSVLHIREFVSDEEYNYSFQWQRNGELIIRWDNAPRHRDLPTFPHHKHVGSDKNVLPSSEITLEEVLKAISSRIQNP, from the coding sequence ATGCTCAGGGAGTTAGAGTTGCTTGAGAAGAGCGAAATCATCGAGTCTTATGAGATACTCGACTACAAAGAAGGCCGGGACTTTTATTTTCTAAAGATCCGTGCCAAGTTGATCGATGGTAGCGTTCTGCACATCCGGGAGTTTGTTTCTGATGAGGAGTACAACTACTCCTTCCAGTGGCAGAGGAACGGCGAGTTGATAATACGATGGGACAATGCACCGCGCCACCGAGATTTACCCACTTTTCCACATCACAAGCACGTTGGGAGTGACAAAAACGTGCTCCCATCTTCTGAAATCACACTGGAGGAAGTGTTGAAAGCCATCTCGTCCCGCATCCAAAACCCTTAA
- a CDS encoding elongation factor EF-2 gives MGRREEMVAKIKELMTQPERIRNMGIAAHIDHGKTTLSDNLLAGAGMISEELAGKQLVLDFDEQEQARGITINAANVSMVHTYEGNDYLINLIDTPGHVDFGGDVTRAMRAIDGAIIVVDAVEGVMPQTETVLRQALREYVKPVLFINKVDRLIKELKLGPNDILQRFAKIITDVNRLIKKYAPDEFKNQWFVKVEDGSVAFGSAYYNWALSVPYMKKTGVSFKDIVELTNSGDLKTLRQKAPLHVVVLDMVVKHLPNPLEAQKYRIPHLWRGDVESEVGQAMMNCDPKGKMVMVVTKIILDKHAGEVSTGRVWSGTVKTGQEVYLINAKRKARIQQVGIYMGPERVNMEAVPAGNIVAVTGLRDAMAGETVSQEQIEPFEALHYASEPVVTVAIEAKNVKDLPKLIEALRQLAKEDPTLHVKIDEETGQHLLSGMGELHLEVKLVKLKEDWKLDVDVSPPIVVYRESVSKISPIVEGKSPNKHNRFYITVEPLPDEIYQAIHEGLIPEGRPKDPKAVAKKLAELGMDYEVAKGIVDIYHGNIFLDNTKGIQYLNEVMDLLVDGFHQAMDEGPLAKEPVMKVMVRLHDAKIHEDNVHRGPAQIYPAIRSAIQCAMMKAQPILYEPYQKVIINVPYEYMGAVSREINQRRGQLIDMRQEGEVMIIISEAPVAEMFGFAGAIRGATSGRALWSTEHAGFKRVPGELATNIIRQIRQRKGLDPNPPREQDVCPQQ, from the coding sequence ATGGGAAGAAGGGAAGAGATGGTTGCGAAGATTAAAGAGCTCATGACCCAGCCCGAGAGGATCAGGAACATGGGTATTGCCGCTCACATTGACCACGGTAAGACGACGCTGAGCGACAACCTGCTCGCCGGTGCCGGAATGATCAGCGAGGAGCTTGCCGGAAAGCAGCTCGTCCTCGATTTCGACGAGCAGGAGCAGGCGAGAGGAATCACCATCAACGCGGCCAACGTTTCGATGGTTCACACCTACGAGGGCAACGACTACCTCATCAACCTCATCGACACCCCGGGTCACGTTGACTTCGGTGGTGACGTTACCAGGGCAATGAGAGCCATAGACGGTGCGATCATAGTTGTCGACGCCGTCGAGGGTGTCATGCCCCAGACCGAGACCGTTCTCAGGCAGGCCCTCAGGGAGTACGTCAAGCCGGTTCTCTTCATCAACAAGGTCGACAGGCTTATCAAGGAGCTCAAGCTCGGTCCGAACGACATCCTCCAGAGGTTCGCCAAGATCATCACCGACGTCAACAGGCTCATCAAGAAGTACGCCCCGGATGAGTTCAAGAACCAGTGGTTCGTGAAGGTCGAGGACGGTAGCGTTGCCTTCGGTTCAGCCTACTACAACTGGGCCCTCAGCGTTCCCTACATGAAGAAGACCGGCGTTTCCTTCAAGGACATCGTCGAGCTCACCAACAGCGGCGACCTCAAGACCCTCAGGCAGAAGGCCCCGCTCCACGTTGTGGTTCTCGATATGGTCGTTAAGCACCTGCCGAACCCGCTCGAGGCCCAGAAGTACAGGATACCGCACCTCTGGAGGGGTGACGTCGAGAGCGAGGTCGGCCAGGCCATGATGAACTGCGACCCGAAGGGCAAGATGGTCATGGTCGTCACCAAGATAATCCTTGACAAGCACGCCGGTGAGGTTTCAACCGGCCGTGTCTGGAGCGGTACCGTGAAGACCGGCCAGGAGGTTTACCTCATCAACGCCAAGAGGAAGGCCAGGATCCAGCAGGTCGGTATCTACATGGGTCCCGAGAGGGTGAACATGGAGGCCGTTCCGGCCGGTAACATCGTCGCCGTCACCGGACTGCGCGACGCCATGGCCGGTGAGACCGTCTCCCAGGAGCAGATCGAGCCGTTTGAGGCCCTCCACTACGCCAGCGAGCCGGTCGTTACCGTCGCCATCGAGGCTAAGAACGTTAAGGACCTTCCGAAGCTCATCGAGGCCCTCCGCCAGCTCGCCAAGGAGGACCCGACCCTCCACGTCAAGATCGACGAGGAGACCGGCCAGCACCTCCTCAGCGGTATGGGTGAGCTCCACCTCGAGGTCAAGCTCGTCAAGCTCAAGGAGGACTGGAAGCTCGACGTCGATGTCAGCCCGCCGATCGTCGTCTACCGCGAGAGCGTCAGCAAGATCAGCCCGATAGTCGAAGGAAAGTCCCCGAACAAGCACAACAGGTTCTACATCACCGTGGAGCCGCTTCCGGACGAGATCTACCAGGCCATCCACGAGGGACTCATCCCCGAGGGCAGGCCGAAGGACCCGAAGGCCGTCGCCAAGAAGCTCGCCGAGCTCGGTATGGACTACGAGGTAGCCAAGGGCATAGTTGACATATACCACGGCAACATATTCCTCGACAACACCAAGGGTATCCAGTACCTCAACGAGGTCATGGACCTCCTCGTCGACGGATTCCACCAGGCCATGGACGAGGGTCCGCTCGCCAAGGAGCCGGTCATGAAGGTCATGGTTCGCCTGCACGACGCCAAGATCCACGAGGACAACGTCCACCGCGGTCCGGCCCAGATCTACCCAGCCATCAGGAGTGCCATCCAGTGCGCCATGATGAAGGCCCAGCCGATCCTCTACGAGCCGTACCAGAAGGTCATCATCAACGTGCCCTACGAGTACATGGGTGCCGTCAGCAGGGAGATCAACCAGAGGCGCGGCCAGCTCATCGACATGAGGCAGGAGGGCGAGGTCATGATCATCATCTCGGAGGCCCCGGTCGCCGAGATGTTCGGATTCGCCGGAGCCATCCGTGGTGCCACCAGCGGAAGGGCCCTCTGGAGCACCGAGCACGCCGGCTTCAAGAGGGTTCCGGGAGAGCTGGCCACCAACATCATCAGGCAGATCAGGCAGAGGAAGGGTCTCGACCCGAACCCGCCGAGGGAGCAGGACGTCTGCCCGCAGCAGTGA